Proteins co-encoded in one Bubalus bubalis isolate 160015118507 breed Murrah chromosome 7, NDDB_SH_1, whole genome shotgun sequence genomic window:
- the BOD1L1 gene encoding biorientation of chromosomes in cell division protein 1-like 1 isoform X1, which produces MATNPQPQPPPPAPPPPPPQPQPPPPPPGPGTGPGAGGAGGAGAGAGDPQLVAMIVNHLKSQGLFDQFRRDCLADVDTKPAYQNLRQRVDNFVANHLATHTWSPHLNKNQLRNNIRQQVLKSGMLESGIDRIISQVVDPKINHTFRPQVEKAVHEFLATLNHKEDTSGSTAPEDEKPDSSTITQGVPAPGPSANVASDAMSILETITSLNQEASAARASTEMSNAKTSERMSKKTPSQASTDTSAEKERTSEDTADKEKSTPDSAGEGQEAAPRSEELSDPPCPAEEMKNHTRESTSSVLLNKDTQQESSDQKSKSADKGEKKPDSNEKTERKKEKKEKTEKKTDHSKRSEDVQRVKDEKQAKDKEVECSKLPSEKTNSKAKTSEGTKEDISMIDSDVDGLTDITVSSVHTSDLSSFEEDTEEEAVMSESMEEGEITSDDEEKNKQNKTKTQTNDPSEGKAKNVRHAYVHKPYLYSKYYSDSDDELTVEQRRQSIAKEKEERLLRRQINREKLEEKRKQKAEKTKYSKAKSQGKSSVDLEESSTKDLEPKAPRIKEVLKERKVLEKKVALSKKRKKDSRNIDENSKKKQQSEEDSRETLKTSEHCEKEKASSSKDLKHVHAKSEPSKPARRLSESLHPADENKNESKIEREHKRRTSTPVVVEGVQEETDTRDGKRPLERSESGTEEPQKQKSTLKNEKHPKKDDSETPHLKSLPKKEAKSSKEKPEKEKTLSEEKPSTKHKCKGDSAHKAGDEPEPHSSEKGGKDESIQKAGQPAKLSSDDKAERRSKHRNERKLSVLGKDGKPVSEYIIKSDENVRKENKKERHGSADKTKAEHKSRRSSDSKIQKDSLSSRQHGSTVQRRSESYSEDKCDNDLTNADSNSKPEEAVHKERRRTKSLLEEKLVLKSKSRSQGKQLKASETESQENTTKLATTPKPEKEKNTEEGEPERQRKSRVEDRPPEESGVEPTSESAAPSAHSVQRESSHRAKLPPAKERCKGEKESSSTRLERKLSDGHKSRSLKHSSKDVKKKEDNKTEDKDGKEVDGSHEKPRGSSSVLEKKLSRRLCENRRGSVSQEMAKGEEKPAVNPSGAPSSSSLQRPKKSGDPALMPEQEPMEIDPEPAMENAAEVRKTQDGSSSSQQELDLENVTKQKTAAAVLKEELQTPMGESKTASPACKSGRGTGAVANSEKHADHRSTLTKKMHLQSSVSKPNSGEKEFAQQETQEMNVDSETSHCLLPRAPSESDRAQKNLKNTTRPTEECLAPGDPTLKHSTKVDPAPSLGSMTAGPQKQLHDSGVPPLVDRRTGSEGATASTSLVHHSEIPKQSWTLEESEVPRTSDSRKGDAISTVDTPAEASVESRRHIPEGAQAFVLHSRQGKVDMPVGSESGDRTVEKENVDKEGGSMDVDGKGSNSSSKQTVRASVENGHKVGVAVDQVVGMSTETDTVGLKQSRGPGEVENTPADADRRHGHSEVDTSAESNAVSSVLHQRSGKAEMPTARPSRGEKASIASSTEGKDSGVPLNPVRAGTATTTSAETPEGGVAVPCTSIEADEGLTTGTCSENHPLHVRAEAREGTVFAAAEEGGGVVTEGFAESETFLTSTKEGESGECAVAEPEERAADPATAPTGTTEADARSSATEEKDDAVTSAGSEGKCDGSSGGDLELVEGTVMFISEVESDGAVTSAGMDIREGSLSNEELDGFQRSPPRAGPKKESEGTVTCTGAGGRRDGSVLCSAAGVEPQEERRVTGAPGGPIDTPTPTAASAAQEESGSVMDGPEGESAVTSTGITEEDGEGLASCTGSEESSEGFALSSESEENEESAMDSTVAKDPTDAPVVAPGPCDDEGVVTSTGAKEDEDEGEGVVTSTGRGNEVGHASTCTGMEEESEGVSVCESAGGDAQLGPVAGRVDAEAGGTIPHAYESTVDSVSGAEKDAKDAEICSSAKGVVESSVSSGAAGEGMAAPAPEGRQGPMTSAASDRRDSELSRKEKAEDTTPSTGLVGDSYEALVSAAVPEHEPPHTSPGERDEGVITSVENEDCDGLAAATAINSVANQAGVPGGSGEGKGLVISTSTTDDLTPQLSTVVDMRAGHSSTLRPEESTEGPSVNMEEFEAPMPSAASGDGSQLTAARNEEKDECAMISTSIREEFEVPISSATALHGAQSPQPVAAVEDRAKALALVSADDFEGPTPSAPAQAESPLASTSKEEKDECALISTSIAEDCEASVCGVSREREHEQPVLEEKDGSAIISTSSGEDCEGPVSSAVAREDAQASVRPAEEASDTAMISTSTSEGCEAVMAGAVPQEEEVPAGTGTEDVSDAAIISTSTAEYLLAPAGLNRHEEVHLSADSPKGKDAPSATKMSRPEAPLSSLTAEDKCQCPGPSTGGKEVGPVVAGGTVEGHDQVSVSVLSAGVRIVAENVRLGKDCADRVQREDERPEAGTSGGSTPARCPAGGSGDSPVNPQGPEEAPEGTISVRCLTAVNPGAKKADDQWGPEGHLKTTTAECINGQESETAPSHTAALPTAYNVALSAAKQEQNLTSRSDHRGQCPVPASAQKTEDNSVTKSCQQEGLQVTVSSEENLHDRGSKESPSNAVGRLGLKTALKPEVFVPSEEEKNHEMPAPPASPSGRKLSGTVELQREPSLAIESPNVENAGSETTEIHGKFYSKEDISKGGKDNTEAIRCHSIEANPKEVEEEERHIRKRKTKKQYLSSEDELDDTPDVLDSKIETAQRQCSGTEPQVTKEENSGGLAELSKASSKTDSTASRAMEEKDESSSSEAAGEKTEQNDDDTVKSQEDQPVIIKRKRGRPRKHPVETSLKTKDDCKTDAGLVPVEQSPPGGKLKAMQTDETNKETPNLQERSGSNDDSEEKSVASVRRRGRKPKRSLTLSDDAESSEPERKRQKTVSEATEDKKDQESEEEEEEEDEDEEPSGATTRSSTRSEAQRSKAQLSPSAKRKREASPPGARTRGQQRVEETPVKKAKR; this is translated from the exons ATCAGGAATGTTGGAGTCTGGTATTGACCGAATTATTTCTCAGGTTGTGGATCCAAAGATCAACCACACATTCAGACCTCAGGTGGAAAAAGCTGTGCACGAGTTTCTGGCCACGCTCAATCATAAGGAGGACACGAGTGGCAGCACAGCCCCCGAGGATGAGAAGCCAGACTCTTCCACCATCACACAAG GTGTCCCTGCCCCCGGGCCCAGTGCAAACGTGGCCAGTGATGCCATGTCCATCTTGGAAACCATCACTTCTCTCAACCAAGAAGCTAGTGCTGCCAGGGCTTCAACAGAGATGTCGAATGCCAAGACCAGTGAGAGAATGTCCAAAAAAACCCCGTCTCAGGCAAGCACTGACACGAGTGCTGAGAAAGAGAGGACTTCAGAGGACACAGCTGATAAAGAAAAATCTACACCCGACTCTGCAGGGGAAGGGCAGGAAGCTGCGCCTCGCTCTGAAGAACTTAGTGATCCCCCTTGTCCagctgaagaaatgaagaatcacACAAGAGAAAGTACTAGTTCAGTTCTGCTAAATAAGGATACTCAACAAGAAAGCAGTGACCAAAAAAGCAAATCAGCAGATAAAGGTGAAAAGAAGCCAGACAGcaatgagaagacagaaagaaagaaagagaagaaggaaaagactgaaaagaaaactgATCACTCAAAAAGGAGTGAAGATGTGCAAAgagtaaaagatgaaaaacaagcaAAGGATAAAGAAGTAGAATGTTCAAAACTTCCTTCGGAAAAAACCAATAGTAAAGCTAAAACCAGTGAAGGAACAAAAGAAG ATATCTCTATGATAGATTCTGATGTGGATGGACTTACAGACATCACAGTTAGCTCCGTCCACACCAGTGACCTTTCATCTTTTGAAGAAGACACTGAGGAGGAGGCTGTGATGTCTGAGAGCATGGAAGAAGGAGAGATTacatcagatg ATGAAGAGaagaacaagcaaaacaaaacaaaaactcaaaccaATGATCCCAgtgaaggaaaagcaaaaaatgtGCGGCATGCTTATGTTCACAAACCATATCTTTACTCAAAGTATTATAGTGACTCTGATGACGAACTTACTGTGGAACAGCGGCGGCAGTCTATC gctaaagaaaaagaagagagacttTTAAGAAGGCAAATTAATAGagaaaaacttgaagaaaaacgaaaacagaaagcagaaaagacAAAGTATTCAAAAGCTAAGAGTCAAG GTAAAAGTAGTGTGGACTTAGAAGAATCATCAACAAAAGATTTGGAACCCAAAGCCCCCCGAATTAAAGAAGTCCTTAAAGAACGGAAAGTTTTAGAGAAAAAGGTAGCCTTaagcaaaaagaggaaaaaggactCCAG GAACATTGATGAGAATTCTAAAAAGAAACAGCAATCTGAAGAAGATTCCAGAGAAACACTCAAAACAAGTGAG cattgtgaaaaggaaaaagcatCTTCTTCAAAGGATCTGAAGCATGTCCATGCAAAGAGTGAACCAAGTAAACCTGCTCGGAGACTTTCAGAGTCTTTGCATCCGGctgatgaaaacaaaaatgaatccaAAATAGAAAGGGAACACAAAAGACGGACTTCTACCCCTGTTGTGGTGGAAGGGGTGCAGGAAGAGACTGACACGAGGGATGGAAAAAGGCCACTGGAACGCTCAGAAAGTGGCACAGAAGAACCCCAGAAACAGAAGAGCACGCTTAAAAACGAAAAGCATCCAAAGAAAGATGATTCAGAAACACCACATTTAAAAAGCCTGCCTAAGAAAGAGGCGAAATCCTCCAAGGAAAAGCCTGAGAAGGAGAAAACTCTGTCAGAAGAGAAACCGTCTACGAAACATAAGTGCAAAGGTGACAGTGCACACAAGGCAGGAGATGAGCCCGAGCCTCACTCTTCTGAGAAAGGCGGGAAAGATGAGAGTATTCAGAAGGCGGGTCAACCAGCGAAGCTTTCGTCAGATGATAAAGCTGAACGAAGAAGTAAGCACCGGAATGAAAGGAAATTGTCAGTTTTGGGCAAAGACGGTAAACCAGTTTCTGAGTATATTATAAAAAGTGACGAGAATGTTcgtaaagaaaataagaaagagagaCACGGGTCAGCCGACAAAACCAAGGCAGAGCACAAATCAAGAAGATCAAGTGATTCTAAAATTCAGAAGGACTCTCTGAGCTCCAGGCAACATGGAAGCACAGTACAGAGAAGAAGCGAAAGTTACTCCGAGGATAAATGTGATAATGACTTGACTAACGCAGATAGTAATTCGAAACCAGAAGAGGCGGTTCACAAGGAGAGGCGAAGAACTAAGAGCTTGTTGGAAGAGAAACTTGTGTTGAAGTCTAAGTCCAGAAGCCAAGGCAAACAGTTGAAAGCATCTGAAACAGAATCACAAGAAAATACCACAAAACTGGCGACCACTCCAAAACCAGAGAAGGAGAAGAACACTGAAGAAGGTGAGCCAGAGAGACAGCGGAAGTCCAGAGTTGAAGACAGACCTCCTGAGGAAAGCGGTGTGGAGCCCACGTCAGAGAGTGCGGCCCCTTCAGCACACAGTGTGCAGAGAGAGTCTAGTCACAGAGCGAAGTTACCACCAGCAAAGGAGAGGTGCAAGGGTGAGAAAGAGTCGAGCTCCACCAGACTCGAGAGAAAGTTGTCAGACGGGCACAAAAGCAGGAGCTTAAAGCACAGTAGTAAGGAcgtgaaaaagaaggaagacaaCAAAACAGAGGACAAGGATGGAAAAGAAGTTGACGGCAGTCATGAGAAGCCCAGAGGAAGTAGTTCAGTCTTAGAGAAGAAGTTAAGTAGAAGGTTGTGTGAAAATCGAAGAGGCAGCGTATCCCAAGAAATGgctaaaggagaagaaaaaccaGCAGTAAACCCTTCAGGTGCTCCCAGTAGTTCCTCCCTTCAGAGACCCAAAAAAAGTGGTGATCCTGCCCTGATGCCCGAACAAGAGCCAATGGAAATTGATCCCGAGCCAGCCATGGAAAATGCAGCGGAAGTCCGCAAAACCCAAGACGGCAGCAGTAGCTCTCAGCAAGAACTTGACTTGGAAAATGTTACGAAACAAAAAACTGCTGCTGCAGTCCTAAAGGAGGAGTTACAGACTCCCATGGGAGAGTCAAAAACAGCATCTCCAGCCTGTAAATCAGGGCGTGGAACAGGAGCTGTTGCTAATTCCGAAAAGCACGCTGACCACAGAAGCACCCTGACCAAGAAAATGCATCTCCAAAGCTCTGTGTCCAAACCTAACTCCGGGGAGAAGGAGTTTGCTCAACAAGAAACTCAGGAAATGAATGTAGACTCCGAAACGAGTCACTGTTTGCTACCCCGTGCCCCATCAGAAAGTGACAGGGCACAGAAGAACTTGAAGAACACCACCAGGCCCACCGAAGAATGCCTTGCTCCAGGAGACCCCACTCTTAAACATTCCACAAAGGTAGATCCCGCCCCGTCCTTAGGCTCCATGACTGCTGGGCCTCAGAAACAGCTCCACGATTCAGGGGTGCCTCCTTTAGTTGACAGAAGAACGGGGTCAGAAGGTGCCACAGCCAGCACCTCGCTCGTCCACCACTCTGAAATCCCTAAGCAAAGCTGGACTCTTGAGGAATCGGAAGTCCCTAGGACAAGTGACAGCAGAAAAGGTGATGCCATTTCCACAGTAGACACACCAGCAGAAGCCAGCGTGGAGAGCAGAAGACACATTCCAGAAGGTGCACAGGCCTTCGTACTGCACAGCAGACAAGGGAAAGTAGACATGCCTGTTGGCAGTGAGTCAGGGGACAGGACAGTGGAAAAGGAGAACGTTGACAAAGAAGGTGGCTCGATGGATGTGGATGGGAAAGGAAGTAACTCAAGTTCGAAGCAGACAGTTAGGGCTTCTGTAGAAAATGGCCACAAGGTTGGTGTTGCTGTTGATCAGGTGGTAGGCATGAGTACAGAAACAGATACTGTTGGACTTAAGCAGAGCAGAGGCCCAGGTGAAGTTGAAAACACACCAGCCGATGCTGACAGAAGGCACGGACACAGTGAGGTGGACACCAGTGCTGAGAGCAATGCCGTGTCCTCTGTTCTACATCAAAGGAGTGGGAAAGCTGAGATGCCGACAGCCAGGCCTAGTAGAGGAGAAAAGGCTTCCATCGCCAGCAGCACTGAGGGGAAGGACAGTGGTGTTCCCCTAAACCCGGTGAGGGCGGGGACTGCCACAACCACATCTGCAGAGACGCCGGAGGGTGGGGTGGCAGTGCCTTGCACAAGCATCGAGGCCGACGAAGGCCTCACGACGGGCACGTGCTCCGAAAACCACCCTCTTCACGTCAGGGCGGAAGCCAGAGAAGGCACCGTCTTTGCCGCAGCCGAGGAAGGTGGGGGTGTCGTCACAGAAGGATTTGCAGAAAGCGAAACGTTCCTCACAAGCACCAAAGAGGGAGAAAGTGGGGAATGCGCCGTGGCCGAGCCTGAAGAAAGAGCAGCCGACCCCGCGACGGCCCCCACGGGGACCACCGAGGCTGACGCCAGGAGCTCAGCGACCGAGGAGAAGGACGATGCTGTGACCAGCGCGGGTTCTGAGGGCAAGTGCGATGGGTCTTCAGGTGGAGACTTGGAACTCGTGGAAGGAACAGTCATGTTTATCAGTGAGGTTGAGAGCGACGGAGCAGTAACAAGTGCGGGGATGGACATCAGGGAGGGGTCCCTAAGCAACGAAGAGTTGGATGGATTCCAGAGAAGCCCACCGAGAGCAGGGCCCAAGAAGGAAAGCGAGGGGACGGTGACGTGCACAGGGGCAGGGGGTAGAAGAGACGGCAGTGTCCTGTGCTCCGCAGCTGGGGTGGAGCCTCAGGAGGAGCGCAGGGTGACGGGGGCCCCCGGGGGCCCCATAGACACACCCACCCCCACAGCAGCCAGTGCCGCCCAGGAGGAAAGCGGTTCTGTGATGGACGGCCCAGAGGGTGAAAGTGCCGTCACCAGCACCGGGATAACCGAGGAGGACGGGGAGGGCCTGGCGAGCTGCACAGGTTCAGAGGAGAGCAGCGAAGGCTTCGCCCTGAGTTCTGAATCTGAAGAAAACGAAGAGAGTGCCATGGATAGCACGGTAGCCAAAGACCCCACTGATGCGCCGGTGGTGGCCCCCGGCCCCTGCGACGATGAGGGCGTGGTGACCAGCACGGGCGCCAAGGAGGACGAGGATGAAGGGGAGGGCGTGGTGACCAGCACAGGCCGGGGGAACGAGGTCGGGCACGCGTCCACGTGcacagggatggaggaggagagtGAAGGGGTGTCGGTCTGCGAGAGCGCAGGCGGAGACGCTCAGCTTGGCCCTGTGGCAGGGCGTGTGGACGCCGAAGCCGGCGGCACCATCCCGCACGCGTACGAGAGTACCGTGGACAGCGTGAGCGGCGCTGAGAAGGATGCTAAAGATGCAGAGATCTGCTCCAGTGCCAAAGGGGTCGTGGAGAGCAGCGTGAGCAGCGGGGCTGCAGGGGAGGGCATGGCGGCTCCCGCTCCTGAGGGTCGCCAGGGGCCCATGACCAGCGCGGCTTCAGACCGCAGGGACAGTGAGCtcagcagaaaggaaaaagccgAGGACACCACGCCCTCCACCGGCCTGGTGGGGGACAGTTATGAGGCCCTCGTGTCCGCTGCTGTCCCAGAACATGAGCCTCCTCACACGTCACCGGGCGAAAGAGATGAGGGTGTCATCACCTCCGTGGAGAACGAAGACTGTGATGGCCTTGCGGCCGCCACGGCCATTAACAGTGTCGCCAACCAGGCTGGTGTGCCTGGGGGTTCAGGTGAAGGGAAGGGCTTGGTGATCTCCACCAGCACAACAGACGATCTCACCCCACAGCTCAGCACTGTGGTAGACATGAGGGCGGGTCATTCAAGCACCTTGAGACCTGAAGAGAGCACGGAGGGCCCCAGCGTGAACATGGAGGAGTTCGAGGCCCCCATGCCCAGCGCAGCATCAGGTGACGGGAGCCAACTCACGGCTGCGAGAAACGAGGAGAAAGACGAGTGTGCTATGATTTCCACAAGCATTAGGGAGGAATTCGAAGTGCCCATTTCCAGCGCGACAGCCCTCCATGGTGCCCAGAGTCCGCAGCCGGTGGCAGCCGTGGAAGACAGAGCCAAAGCGCTGGCCCTGGTGAGCGCCGATGATTTTGAGGGGCCCACGCCCAGTGCGCCCGCGCAAGCCGAGAGCCCCCTCGCTTCAACCAGCAAGGAGGAGAAGGACGAGTGTGCACTCATCTCCACCAGCATCGCGGAAGATTGCGAAGcctctgtgtgtggtgtgtctagGGAAAGGGAACATGAGCAACCTGTCCTGGAAGAGAAGGACGGCAGCGCCATCATCTCCACAAGCTCAGGAGAGGACTGCGAGGGTCCCGTATCCAGTGCTGTCGCTCGGGAGGATGCCCAGGCCTCGGTCAGGCCGGCGGAAGAGGCGAGCGACACGGCCATGATTTCCACCAGCACCTCGGAAGGCTGTGAGGCGGTCATGGCGGGCGCCGTCCCGCAGGAGGAGGAGGTGCCCGCGGGCACGGGCACAGAGGACGTGAGCGATGCCGCTATCATCTCCACCAGCACAGCCGAATACCTGCTGGCTCCCGCTGGTCTCAACAGGCATGAAGAGGTTCATTTAAGTGCAGACAGCCCCAAAGGAAAGGATGCCCCATCGGCCACTAAGATGAGCAGGCCTGAGGCCCCTCTGTCCAGCCTAACGGCTGAGGACAAGTGTCAGTGTCCTGGGCCCTCCACAGGGGGAAAAGAAGTGGGCCCCGTGGTGGCAGGGGGCACTGTGGAAGGGCATGACCAGGTGTCGGTCAGTGTGCTTTCTGCAGGTGTCAGGATTGTGGCGGAGAACGTGAGGCTTGGCAAGGACTGTGCAGACAGAGTTCAGAGAGAAGATGAAAGGCCTGAGGCAGGGACATCAGGGGGCAGCACGCCAGCGAGGTGCCCAGCAGGGGGGAGTGGGGACTCGCCTGTCAACCCGCAAGGACCAGAGGAGGCTCCTGAGGGCACCATCAGTGTGCGCTGTTTGACAGCAGTCAATCCTGGTGCTAAAAAAGCTGATGACCAGTGGGGTCCTGAGGGGCACTTGAAAACCACCACCGCTGAATGTATTAATGGCCAGGAGTCAGAAACGGCTCCTTCCCACACAGCAGCCCTTCCCACCGCCTACAATGTAGCTCTCTCAGCTGCTAAACAGGAGCAGAACTTGACGAGCAGGAGTGACCACCGTGGCCAGTGCCCTGTCCCAGCATCCGCTCAGAAAACAGAAGATAACAGTGTGACGAAATCCTGCCAGCAAGAAGGTCTTCAAGTCACTGTTTCTTCTGAAGAAAATTTGCATGATCGAG GCAGCAAAGAGTCTCCATCAAACGCTGTGGGAAGATTGGGACTGAAAACCGCCTTGAAACCTGAG GTATTTGTGCcatcagaagaagagaaaaatcatgaAATGCCGGCACCACCAGCAAGTCCAAGTGGGAGAAAGCTGAGTGGAACAG TTGAACTGCAGAGGGAGCCTTCACTGGCGATTGAATCACCAAAT GTCGAAAATGCAGGCtcagaaacaactgaaattcATGGGAAATTTTATAGCAAAGAAG ATATATCCAAAGGTGGAAAAGACAACACAGAAGCCATAAGATGTCATAGTATTGAAGCAAATCCCAAAGAG GttgaagaggaagaaaggcacatacgtaaaagaaaaacaaagaagcagtACCTCTCTTCAGAAGATGAACTAG ATGATACCCCAGATGTCCTGGATTCCAAAATAGAAACAGCACAGAGGCAGTGTTCTGGAACTGAGCCACAAGTTACAAAG GAAGAGAACTCTGGAGGTTTGGCAGAGCTATCTAAAGCAAGTTCTAAGACAGACAGCACTGCTTCAAGGGCCATGGAAGAAAAAG ACGAATCCAGCAGCAGTGAAGCTGCCGGTGAAAAGACAGAGCAGAATGACGATGACACCGTAAAATCTCAG GAAGATCAGCCAGtaattattaaaaggaaaagaggaagaccTCGTAAACACCCTGTAGAAACATCATTAAAAACAA AAGATGACTGCAAAACAGATGCTGGCCTTGTCCCT